One Pangasianodon hypophthalmus isolate fPanHyp1 chromosome 7, fPanHyp1.pri, whole genome shotgun sequence genomic window, tcatcagcaaggtctttcagcctgcagaccctctgcacacaagattttttttgattgtttgttttttgcatcattctgtgtaaactctagacactgtaatatgtgaaattcccaggagatcagcaggttctgaaatactcaaacgaccccatctggcaccaaaaaccatgccatgatgaaagtcacagagatcacactgtttcttcattctaatgtttgatgtgaacatttacaagctcttggcctgtatctaCATAATTTTTTGTATTGCGGTGCTGCCAAATGTTTGGccgattagataactgcatgaatatggaagtgtacaggtgttcctaataaagtggatggtgagtgtaggtCTAAAGCAGGTTCCCATCCTGGAGAGCCACAGCTGTCCACTGATTTGCATTTTCCCTCTTCTAATACACCAAATTCCGCCTAAAACAGCTCTAGTTAGCTGAAGAGTTAAATCCAGTTTGTTAAGTGAAGTGGAATTTTAATCTCTGCAGTGTCTTGTGGCTTTAACTCTCTTGAAACAACGTCACATTCAGTCATATTTATTTCTACTTATATTCAATAGTTTtgaataatttctttaaatgaatTGTTAGTGACAGAGTTGACACCGTCTGCATTTGTTGATGATACCgtaaatgggaaaaaagtggaaatgcTCATGTTCAGCTTACTTACTAAATTTGTCCTTTTTGTTGTCTTGTTCCctcctacagaaaacaaaaagtgaCCATCTATGTGCTGTAAAGATGATGAGAGCTCATTTCAGTAGCATTCAGTGTGTGTCAATGATGGGCTGGGAACTACGTTGCAGCCAACACACTTTCTGACAGCTGGGAATTCGCCAGAAGCAAACCTCCCCCGCTGTCCGCTGATGCCACAATGGCAAGTCTGGCTCTTAACGAGACTGGGCTGGAGGACTGTGGCATTGACGACTCCTTCAAGTACAACTTGTACGGTGTAGTGTACAGCATCGCCTTTGTGTTGGGCCTCATCACCAACTGTGCATCACTCTTTGTTTTCTGCTGTCGTATGAAGATACGCAATGAGACCACTCTCTTCATGACCAACTTGGCATTATCAGACTTGATATTTGTATTTACTCTACCGTTTAAAATCTATTATAACATCAGGCGCCACTGGCCATTTGGCGATGGCCTGTGCAAGATCTCCGGAGGAGCCTTCATCACCAACATCTACGGCAGCATGCTCTTCCTCACCTGCATCAGTGTGGACCGCTTCCTGGCCATAGTTTACCCCTTTAGATCTCGCTCCATCCGCACTCGCCGCAACGCTGCCATTGTGTGCGCTCTGATCTGGTTGTTGATCCTGGGTGGAGGCATGTCTGTGACCTTCTTCTCTGCAACCAACCAGGCCAAAACCATCACCACTTGCTTCGAGGGCTTCTCCAAGAAAACCTGGAAGACTTACCTGTCCAAGATCACCATCTTCATCGAGGTAGTGGGTTTCCTCATTCCGTTGCTCATCAACCTGGCCTGTTCCTCCATGGTGCTACGAACACTGCGTAAGCCGGCTACACTCTGCCAAATTGGCACCAACAAGAAACGTGTATTGCGCATGATCGTGGTGCATTTAGCCATCTTCATTGTCTGCTTTGTGCCGTATAActctgttctttttgtttacGCTATGGTGCGCACCCAAGCCTTGGCAAGCTGCTGGCTCGAACGATTGGCACGAACTCTTTATCCTGTAACGCTCTGTGTAGCCACCCTTAACTGCTGCTTTGATCCAGTGGTATACTACTTCACCTCAGAGTCTTTTAAGAAGTCTCTGACCACAGGGAAATGTCAGTCTAAGCAGGAAAGTACACCGCGCACTGAAGGGCCTGTATCTAGCAAAGACACAGAGACTGAAAAAGTAGAAGCTAACAGAGTGGCCAGCAATGGAAAAGAACAGGTCACAGAGACTCAGTTTTGAGTGGACAGAATATACAACACCACCAGTGTCCACATTTAATAGGAGCTTTGCTAAGGTCCGTACCAGGCTTAGCTCTAAGGATTTTGCTCAGCCAGAGGAAATGTTTGGAATTTGAACATTCTGACCGAAGCCTTCACCCTCTCAGGCTGAATGGTTATAACtatcaatatttaaatttgaCTGTAAAGGTCCAACACTGTTTTATGTCTCTCAGTTTATGGGAACAATGTATGTTGAATAAAGTGGCTCCACACAAGTAGTGCCTAATGGGATATTAATAGTTATATTTAGTCGATCAGCAAAGTGACATACTGTtctaattgttttaaatatatccAGTCCTATTCAAGTTTTCTAGAGctgaacactgttttttttttgttaaaaaattaattagcacTCCTAACTTAACTGATAGATATGTACACATGAACAATGTGCCACTGTTAACCGCTAACCATTTAAATATGTTGGTGTGCACTTACATGCACGCATGCACTGAATGTGATGttccttatttttatattataataaatgtttttgtatgaaaGATAGGATTGAAGAACAGTCAGCTCCTAACAAACAGCACTTTTACATGTGGGATCTCTGAATGTCTTTTTACTGTAGATGCAGGTTATCAggcaattaaaatgtttaagacTGATATGTCTGTCTTATCATTCAGTTACAGAGAGGACAACAACATAAAGATTGAATACATTCTTTAATTGTGATTTGAAATTCCTGATTTAAGAGGAGCCGAACTAAGCCAAATGTGATTTAACACAGCAGCTGCAGAAGGGGcccacagcttttttttttttttaatccatatacAAGCTGGCTCCCAGGCTTAACCCCACCCCCAGTGTATGCTGATTGAGACTAAAGCTGGGTAAAAACATGAGTTTAAAGTTTCACAAAGAGAGCTCAGAGGGGAAggacaaaatcacaaaatatacAGTGGCTAACTCATGCAAGTGTATGTTGGAGATTGAAAAAATAGACTTTTTGCAAAGGAAAGGGGAAAATTCTGAAGTTCAGTGTTCCCCAAATGCTTATTAAGACACCAGCAATGGGTTATTGTCTTGGGATTAGTCATGTTGAAGTTCAGGGAGCTGCCTTAATTCTCTTAATCATGTTGTTATGGGTGCTTTCAGGCACGTACCCTCCACTAGATTAGCATGTGGTCtccaaatgaattattatttattgaaccaGAGCTCAAGACAACATGCAAACACCAGGAGGACTGCAAGCTCTCTGGTTAAACATGTAAGAGTTAGAGGTGACTTGAGTGAAGAAAAGTCATATGTTAAAGGGTGAAGAAAGTATAGATATAGATTATATAGATAGTATAGATTTAAAGTCATATAAAATACAATGCTGTGCTGACAACATTGGTAAATCTTGTGGTATAATCCTGCAAACTTTTTTGCCAATGCTTATTAGAAGCTGCTTGCATGATTGGCAAATATACAAGTTTATATAATAGTCCAGTCACTTAAATATTTCAGCAGGATGACTTAAAGGCCTTAAAGgcaaataatattatttactgCACGGGTGGTAACTAACAATTCTAGTGCTTACATTTTAATGAGAGATGTGATGTTATTATAGTATaacatgataaaaatatcacaaaaaatgtgtaatatgt contains:
- the lpar4 gene encoding lysophosphatidic acid receptor 4 — protein: MASLALNETGLEDCGIDDSFKYNLYGVVYSIAFVLGLITNCASLFVFCCRMKIRNETTLFMTNLALSDLIFVFTLPFKIYYNIRRHWPFGDGLCKISGGAFITNIYGSMLFLTCISVDRFLAIVYPFRSRSIRTRRNAAIVCALIWLLILGGGMSVTFFSATNQAKTITTCFEGFSKKTWKTYLSKITIFIEVVGFLIPLLINLACSSMVLRTLRKPATLCQIGTNKKRVLRMIVVHLAIFIVCFVPYNSVLFVYAMVRTQALASCWLERLARTLYPVTLCVATLNCCFDPVVYYFTSESFKKSLTTGKCQSKQESTPRTEGPVSSKDTETEKVEANRVASNGKEQVTETQF